From Penicillium psychrofluorescens genome assembly, chromosome: 6, one genomic window encodes:
- a CDS encoding uncharacterized protein (ID:PFLUO_009135-T1.cds;~source:funannotate) → MNALAPKPWNAADMSLSTLLTTSSLRPPKSKLGCKTCKIRRVKCGEEKPSCLRCSNTGRKCDYEGTAISFKPVSPLSLSPNTVWRERRAFAYYFEEAAPSVGGELDVDFWRTIVPQICRSEPAVWDAINSISALFESPEPFPDLAFVRQGDSCTLNQNHRDAISWYSRSVSAVRQRIERGDIDIFVGLVSCVLFICIEALQGGMEEALQLYSQGVHLIHTFRAHAATGVVSAAHAFLVEDTIVPIFIRLGTIAPTTSSNPVGTLLLDAEETYEFVSLKSARDAMALLGTEAQLFQRTCVNHIREFRVSHVPPELEDQQIALSTRLRKWYTAYTDLMESLGTKYVLSPQQIRTGALLVAYHETMIVILATCVTSRSEILTDAYLPNFQTIIDQSRIALDASARPDGTQPPFTFDASIAVPLWFTCLRCRDPSLRRTALALLRRTPQVYGFYKNTHATTFVEKMVVVETMLAVNAAQEMASATTLESSNTSIPEEARLGPVTVFRAREGFPPGTTEEEIAKWSHNPDQAFLRFSRNKHELASDTWQLVHEYIPIDL, encoded by the exons ATGAACGCATTGGCTCCTAAGCCCTGGAATGCCGCCGACATGTCCCTATCAACGCTTTTGACGACTAGCTCACTCCGTCCTCCGAAATCAAAACTAGGATGCAAGACTTGCAA GATTCGACGAGTCAAGtgcggagaagagaagcccAGCTGTCTTCGATGCAGCAACACAGGCCGCAAGTGCGACTACGAAGGCACGGCAATATCGTTCAAACCCGTCAGCCCGCTTTCATTGTCGCCAAACACAGTATGGCGAGAACGCCGCGCCTTTGCTTACTATTTTGAGGAGGCCGCACCGTCCGTGGGCGGCGAACTGGACGTTGATTTCTGGCGCACCATCGTCCCGCAGATTTGTCGGAGCGAACCCGCCGTGTGGGATGCCATCAACTCCATTTCTGCTCTATTTGAGAGTCCCGAGCCATTTCCTGATCTCGCCTTCGTGCGTCAGGGAGACTCCTGCACGCTCAATCAAAACCACCGAGACGCCATAAGCTGGTATTCGCGCTCGGTGTCTGCCGTTCGTCAGCGTATTGAGCGCGGTGACATCGACATCTTTGTTGGGCTGGTGAGCTGTGTGCTCTTCATTTGCATTGAAGCCCTCCAGGGAGGTATGGAGGAGGCGCTTCAGCTTTATAGTCAGGGCGTGCATCTCATTCACACTTTCCGCGCCCACGCAGCTACCGGCGTCGTGTCAGCGGCTCACGCTTTCTTGGTCGAGGATACAATTGTCCCGATCTTTATCCGTCTAGGAACAATCGCTCCCACGACTTCCAGCAATCCAGTGGGCACGTTACTGCTAGACGCTGAAGAGACATATGAGTTTGTCTCTCTCAAATCCGCTCGGGACGCCATGGCCCTCCTCGGCACAGAAGCCCAGCTCTTTCAACGCACTTGTGTCAACCATATACGAGAGTTCCGTGTCTCTCATGTACCCCCAGAATTGGAAGACCAACAAATAGCCCTGTCAACCAGGCTACGGAAATGGTACACTGCCTATACAGACTTGATGGAGTCTCTTGGCACGAAATACGTTTTATCGCCACAACAGATTCGCACCGGCGCCCTTCTTGTGGCTTATCACGAAACAATGATTGTCATACTCGCGACCTGCGTAACCTCGCGATCAGAGATCCTCACTGACGCCTATCTCCCCAACTTCCAAACTATCATTGATCAGTCCCGGATCGCTCTTGATGCTTCGGCGCGACCAGACGGCACACAACCACCATTTACATTTGATGCCAGCATCGCCGTCCCGCTTTGGTTCACCTGTCTCAGATGCCGCGATCCCAGCCTCCGACGCACGGCGCTAGCCCTGCTGCGTCGAACGCCGCAGGTGTACGGATTCTACAAGAACACGCATGCGACAACCTTTGTCGAaaagatggtggtggtagaaACGATGTTGGCGGTGAACGCCGCTCAAGAAATGGCCAGTGCCACGACCCTGGAATCATCGAATACCTCTATCCCGGAAGAGGCACGCCTTGGGCCTGTCACTGTCTTTCGGGCCCGCGAGGGGTTTCCCCCCGGAAcgaccgaggaggagattgcgAAGTGGAGCCACAACCCGGATCAGGCATTTTTGCGATTCTCGCGGAACAAGCACGAGCTAGCGAGCGATACTTGGCAGCTGGTCCATGAATACATTCCCATTGATCTTTAA
- a CDS encoding uncharacterized protein (ID:PFLUO_009136-T1.cds;~source:funannotate), whose protein sequence is MAPEAQKWFSREGFTADVVVKLINRTLLSPWKVVPLLVLAQYTTKGRELLESRPQALKALKTLAFLAVLRRLGAWMDRRAVNNGVQDHYDWNREVVVLTGGSGGIGCRIAKLLGERGIKVAILDITPPTETLPNSVRFYECDITSTTSIAEVANTIRGSFGKPTILINNAGILTAKTILGTTEAITRKMFDVNTLSHYWLTQEFLPDMIANNHGMVVTVASLAAYAVTSNMVDYSASKAAAVAFHEGLATELATRYQAPRVRTVLLTQGFVKTPLINDLTPEDTWMSPLLHPQTVADELVKQVLTGESGHVAVPIVGGYLSKRLRGDPLWWQHSLRCRLERLMRAS, encoded by the exons ATGGCTCCAGAGGCACAGAAATGGTTCTCGAGGGAAG GCTTCACCGCCGATGTGGTGGTCAAACTCATCAACCGCACCTTGCTCAGCCCCTGGAAGGTGGTTCCATTGCTGGTACTAGCCCAGTACACGACCAAGGGCCGCGAGCTCCTCGAGTCGCGCCCGCAAGCTCTCAAGGCCCTCAAGACGCTCGCCTTCCTAGCCGTCCTCCGCCGGCTCGGGGCGTGGATGGACCGCCGCGCCGTGAACAACGGGGTCCAGGACCACTACGACTGGAACCGCGAAGTGGTCGTCCTGACcggcggcagtggcggcATCGGATGCCGCATCGCGAAGCTGCTGGGTGAGCGCGGCATCAAAGTGGCCATCCTGGACATCACGCCGCCGACCGAAACCCTCCCCAACAGCGTGCGCTTCTACGAATGCGACatcacatccaccaccagcatcgCCGAGGTGGCCAATACGATCCGCGGCTCGTTCGGCAAGCCGACCATCCTGATCAACAACGCCGGCATCCTCACGGCCAAGACCATCCTCGGCACCACCGAGGCCATCACCCGCAAAATGTTCGACGTCAACACCCTCTCGCACTACTGGTTGACGCAGGAGTTCCTGCCGGACATGATCGCCAACAACCACGGCATGGTGGTGACCGTTGCCTCGCTGGCCGCGTACGCCGTCACCTCCAACATGGTCGACTACTCCGCCTCCAAGGCCGCCGCGGTTGCATTCCATGAGGGCCTTGCCACCGAGCTGGCGACTCGCTACCAGGCTCCTCGGGTCCGCACCGTCCTTCTTACGCAGGGCTTTGTCAAAACGCCCCTGATCAATGACCTCACGCCCGAGGATACCTGGATGTCCCCGCTGCTGCACCCGCAGACCGTcgccgatgagctggtcaAGCAGGTGCTTACGGGCGAGAGCGGCCATGTGGCGGTCCCTATTGTCGGGGGGTATCTGTCGAAGCGTCTGCGCGGGGACCCGCTCTGGTGGCAGCATTCGCTGCGCTGCCGGTTGGAGAGGCTGATGCGGGCGTCTTGA
- a CDS encoding uncharacterized protein (ID:PFLUO_009137-T1.cds;~source:funannotate): MNRMPPPDAAPSSAHAMQDPSWRAFPPQFDSHPDPRRPSNASQGPLPPQGYPVMPNRELPQLPPESPYSRSNSIPAPGYSQPDPNANYRPSMSATPSEASPHSAPPDYRARGGYAPDQAGNSDPAAATGAIPSNSQYGPVVASIPGSVPGAYDPNYYAATPFGARQRKAARATQACDQCRSRKAKCDEGRPACSHCKENNLICVYKEVPPHKQEKTTQVLLDRILQLEDRMEERMTQIHTITGDHSNLLTQLIMGHSPFPGLVKDRTLRSTPVTDPAMKPVVPPAEMVDHAFLHTNPMTGQVEEVKIDGDGELSIPVEHTTAAHKLLMWPGIKKLIWPNQYDEDYVMRLEEERGLISIWGQGEALDIADDSLPLKNLALGHTTSDFDIQSGSGPSDEAMDAEITENGYLNLDSETVRRYYWSYMSRMHILHPFLEIGPLAHTLEAFVRCHCSDYQRDGPRGAKRKRSNENMHGARGDTSTNTTSGRPRVGKNTENAILLLVLAIGAIAETDGPLRGPILKEKPDYRKEHIPGPPTPSGGTHTTTNGILSPTNSDSTPVASAPMYTQGPQNTSHSFPSAINDGRQSGLRRSMSITRDSSGNTRNYQVIPGLALYGYAAVILGAVQGSSSLPHVHACILAGLYMGQLAHPFQSFGWIYVASRACQVLVRPKRYDKMEEGPLKDLYEFAYWTCLQLESDLLAELDVPASGISRSESRIPIPKGKWTLDIPNDYHSPASQMMMFYSAQIHLRKVLNRVHTDLYKVEKPGQNRWSSSVQGALSMNLDQWRRSLPKPLSWNDGDPPATDINNARMRAKYYGARYIIFRPLLYHALHYGASNVRLGSAPTSIDSPTIPQAQQMSPSVTYGQRAPDMARMASDAGSRFASTWMPPQFNQRDLPYKLRNACKACIQSAIYSTEAFDGLPTRPVVTNIFGTAHAQFGNMLVLSATYMSCLQELVPKEKFEQLLKRTIRFLLANENISPSLRADARILTEIYHKIFGQPPQLGPIGYGA, from the exons ATGAATCGCATGCCCCCTCCTGATGCGGCGCCGTCCAGTGCGCATGCGATGCAGGACCCCTCATGGCGCGCATTTCCTCCCCAGTTCGACAGCCATCCAGACCCCCGCCGTCCGTCCAACGCTTCCCAGGGTCCGCTCCCACCCCAAGGATATCCCGTCATGCCCAACCGTGAACTGCCGCAGTTACCGCCAGAGAGTCCATATAGTCGTTCCAACAGCATACCCGCCCCAGGCTATTCACAACCGGACCCGAACGCGAACTACCGACCATCGATGAGTGCAACGCCAAGTGAAGCATCTCCTCATTCTGCTCCGCCAGACTATCGGGCTCGGGGAGGATATGCGCCAGACCAGGCCGGCAACAGCGAcccggccgcggccacggGTGCCATTCCTTCGAACTCGCAATATGGGCCGGTAGTGGCCTCGATCCCGGGTTCCGTGCCGGGAGCGTACGATCCGAATTACTATGCCGCCACTCCTTTCGGCGCACGGCAGCGCAAGGCCGCTCGAGCTACACAG GCATGCGACCAATGTCGATCGAGGAAAGCCAAATGTGATGAAGGGCGGCCAGCATGCAGTCATTGCAAGGAGAATAACCTCATTTGCGTCTACAAAGAAGTGCCACCTCACAA ACAAGAGAAAACGACACAAGTACTATTAGATCGaatcctccagctcgaggaTCGCATGGAGGAGCGCATGACTCAGATACATACAATCACCGGGGACCATTCAAACTTGCTCACCCAACTCATAATGGGGCATTCGCCTTTCCCAGGACTTGTCAAAGACCGAACTCTTCGCTCTACTCCAGTTACGGACCCAGCCATGAAGCCGGTTGTTCCCCCCGCAGAAATGGTTGACCACGCGTTCCTCCATACAAATCCGATGACAGGACAGGTAGAAGAGGTAAAGattgatggcgatggagagCTTTCGATTCCAGTCGAACACACCACTGCGGCCCACAAGCTTCTCATGTGGCCAGGGATTAAGAAACTCATCTGGCCCAACCAATATGACGAGGACTACGTCATGAGGCTAGAGGAAGAACGGGGCTTGATCAGCATCTGGGGCCAGGGGGAGGCCTTGGACATCGCTGACGACAGTTTACCATTGAAAAACCTTGCCCTAGGCCATACAACCTCCGACTTCGATATTCAATCCGGTTCGGGGCCATCAGACGAAGCTATGGATGCGGAGATCACCGAGAATGGCTACTTGAATCTTGACTCAGAGACCGTGCGTCGGTATTATTGGAGCTATATGTCCCGCATGCATATCCTACATCCCTTCCTTGAGATCGGACCACTCGCGCATACTCTCGAAGCCTTCGTTCGATGCCACTGCTCCGATTACCAACGAGACGGCCCGCGAGGAGCGAAGCGGAAACGCTCGAATGAGAATATGCATGGTGCGAGAGGCGACACTTCTACCAACACTACTTCTGGGCGGCCCCGAGTCGGCAAGAACACCGAGAATGCCATCCTCCTTTTGGTCCTTGCTATCGGTGCCATTGCTGAGACTGATGGCCCACTTCGGGGGCCAATCTTGAAAGAAAAGCCTGATTATCGCAAGGAACACATCCCTGGCCCGCCGACGCCATCTGGCGGTACACATACGACCACTAACGGCATCCTGTCGCCCACAAATTCCGATTCGACCCCCGTGGCATCGGCACCAATGTATACTCAGGGACCGCAGAATACCAGCCACTCCTTTCCCTCGGCCATCAATGACGGACGACAGAGCGGCTTAAGACGGTCTATGTCGATCACCCGCGACTCCTCCGGGAACACGAGGAACTACCAAGTCATTCCCGGCCTAGCACTTTATGGATATGCCGCTGTAATCCTGGGTGCCGTCCAAGGCAGCTCTTCGCTGCCTCATGTCCATGCTTGTATCCTCGCTGGCCTTTACATGGGCCAACTAGCACATCCCTTCCAAAGCTTTGGATGGATCTATGTGGCCTCAAGGGCTTGTCAGGTGCTTGTCAGACC AAAACGGTACGacaagatggaagaaggCCCATTGAAAGATCTGTACGAGTTCGCATACTGGACTTGTTTGCAGCTGGAGAG CGATCTTTTGGCCGAACTCGATGTTCCGGCAAGTGGCATCTCACGGTCTGAATCGCGAATTCCAATTCCGAAAGGCAAATGGACACTCGACATACCCAACGACTACCATAGCCCCGCTTcccagatgatgatgttctATTCCGCTCAGATCCATCTACGGAAAGTTCTGAACCGAGTTCATACTGATCTCTACAAGGTGGAGAAGCCAGGCCAAAACCGATGGTCGTCTAGTGTGCAAGGGGCTCTCAGCATGAACCTCGATCAATGGCGGCGGAGTCTTCCGAAACCCCTCAGTTGGAACGATGGCGATCCGCCAGCCACAGATATCAACAATGCTCGCATGCGAGCCAAGTACTACGGTGCCCGGTATATCATCTTCCGGCCTCTGTTGTATCATGCTCTCCACTATGGCGCAAGCAATGTGCGATTGGGCTCGGCCCCTACCTCGATCGACTCACCCACCATACCGCAAGCGCAACAAATGTCTCCGTCAGTAACCTACGGCCAGCGCGCCCCGGATATGGCCCGGATGGCCAGTGACGCCGGGTCACGATTCGCCAGCACTTGGATGCCGCCCCAGTTCAACCAGCGTGATCTCCCCTATAAGCTGCGAAATGCCTGCAAGGCCTGCATCCAGTCCGCAATCTACAGCACAGAAGCCTTTGACGGCCTTCCAACTCGTCCGGTAGTGACTAACATCTTCGGGACTGCTCATGC ACAATTCGGCAATATGTTGGTTCTGTCCGCTACATACATGTCCTGCCTCCAGGAGCTGGTCCCCAAGGAGAAGTTTGAGCAGCTCCTCAAGCGGACGATCCGGTTTTTGCTGGCAAATGAGAACATCTCGCCCAGTCTACGAGCCGATGCGCGCATTCTCACGGAAATCTACCACAAGATTTTCGGCCAGCCGCCCCAGCTGGGCCCTATTGGGTATGGGGCTTGA